The genomic region GGTCGTAGGGGTGCTCCTTGGAGGGGATCTCCAGGAcggcgggcagcggccgggCGTGCGCCTCCACCGCGTGCCGGATCAGCTCCGCCAGGCACTGGCTGATCAGGATGATCCCGATGTCCTCCCGGTTCAGGAAgctcctgggggggggggggggggaatgggggggggggtcagccCGGGTCCCCTCGGCACCCCCTTGATCCACacaccccctcccaggacccctgggacccccccctgctccagacccccccccccccccccagggactCCTGGGACCCCCAGATCCACCCCAGGGActcctgggacccccccacatCCTCCCCCAggacccctgggaccccccaatCCCCCCCAGGACTAGACACCCCCCCAAAGTggacccctgggaccccccggggctcccccctGCTCCAAACTGCCCCCCCGGGACTCCTGGGACCCCCAGATCCCCCCCCAGGGAgtcctgggacccccccacatccacccccaggacccctgggaccccccaatCCCCCCCAGGACTAGACACCCCCCCAAAGTggacccctgggaccccccggggctcccccccTGCTCCAAACCGCCCCCCCGGGACTCCTGGGACCCCCAGATCCCCCCCAggacccctgggaccccccggggctcccccctGCGCCCCCTCTTGCTCCAGACCCCCCCCAGGGACTCCTGGGGCCCCCCCCACATCCTCCCCCAggacccctgggacccccccacatCCTCCCCCAggacccctgggacccccccacatCCTCCCCtgggcccccccggggcccccctcctgctccagaccccccccccagggacTCCTGGGACCCCCAgatccccctcccaggacccctgggacccccccagatcccccaccctgctccagaccccccccccgggagtcctgggacccccccacatcccccccagGGActcctgggacccccccagatccccccccaggacccctgggaccccccgccccccccccccctcctccagaccccccccccagggagtcctgggacccccccacatCCTCCCCCAggacccctgggaccccccggccccccccccctcctccagacccccccccagggagtcctgggaccccccccacatcccccccagGGActcctgggacccccccagatccccccccaggacccctgggaccccccccctgctcccccccttTGCTCCAGACCCCCCCCCTCGAGGCCTCCCGgtcccccgggccccccccgggccccccccggggtcGGGGCCTACCGGAAGGTCTCCTCGATCTCGGCCAGGCTGGTCTCCTTCTCCACCACCAGGAAGTTGGGCTTGCGGTGCTTGTCCAGCTCCCCCACGCCGCCCAGCAGGAACCCGGTCACCGTGTCCTCGTCCCCCAGCACCGCGATCAGCTTCCCGCGGCCCGACATGGCCGACACCGACACCGCCACCGGCACCGGGGGAGGCCGCTACCGGGGGAGGCCGCCGCGCATGCGCCGCCGCGCAGGGCACGCCCCTTTTCCCCGGCCACGCCCACCGTCGCCCGGGCGACGGCGCAGTCGCCCCGCCCACGCCGCGCCCTCGAGCGCTACCTCCGCCGCCTCCTTGGCCCCGCCCCCGCGTTGGCCCCGCCCCGCCTTGGCCCGCCCCGTGTTGACCCCGCTACAGCGTTGGCCCCGCCCCCGTGTTGGCCCCGCCCCCGCGTTGACCCCGCTACAGCGTTGGCCCCGCCCCCGTGTTGGTCCCGCCCCGCATTGACCCCGCTACAGCGTTGGCCCCGCCCCCGTGTTGGCCCCGCCCCGTGTTGACCCGCTACAGTGTTGGCCCCGCCCCCGTGTTGGCCCCGCCCCCGTGTTGACCCCGCCCCCGTGTTGACCCCGCTACAGCATTGCCCCCGCCCCCGTGTTGGCCCCGCCCCCGCCTTGGCCCCGCCCCCGTGTTGACCCCGCTACAGCATTGCCCCCGCCCCCGTGTTGGCCCCGCCCCCGTGTTGGCCCCGCCGCGCTagccccgcccctccgcgcTTGCGCCTTCTGGCCCCGCTGCTCGTTCTGGCCCCGCCCATGCAGGGATGGTCCCCTCCCCCAGCTCCGGCCGCTTGCTCCGCCCCCGCAGCCATAGCCCCGCCCCACCGCCGTGGCCCCGCCCTGCTGCGCGTTCTGGCCCCGCCCCCTTCGGCATGATTCCCGCCCCCCGCTCATCCTGTTTGCTCCGCCCCCGCAGCCATGGCCCCGCCCCACCGCCGTGGCCCCGCCCCCGAGCGCCCCGCTTGCCGCTGCTCCGCCGCGCGCATGCGCAGTGCGCGCTGCCCTTGACGGGACGcgggggacaccccccccccccaatgggACCCGTCCCCCGACCCCCCCCGGGCACAGCACCCCCCAACCGCACCGGTACTGGGACCCCGGGACGCAGCCCCCAGGACCCCGGCGTCCTGGCCCGACCCCTCCggaccccccaggaccccccgggacccccccagaccccccccggaccccccggACCCCCCAGGACCCCGTGTCCTGTCATGGACACCCGAAGACCCCCCCCCGGACCCTGATGTCCTTCCATggacccccccggacccccaTGTCCTGCCCCAGatccccccaggacccccccagaccccccctggacccccccaggacccccggTGTCCTACCCCTGaaccccccaggacccccccaggacccccccgggacccccccgggaccccccccaggaccccggTGTCTACCCCTGaaccccccaggacccccccccaggacccccccgggacccccccgggacccccccaggaccccgGCCTCCTGCCATGgccccccaggagccccccaGACCCCTGTGTCCTGCCCCAGATCCCCCCAGGACCCCTTTGggaccccccaggaccccccagacccccccaggaccccgGCCTCTTGCCATGGAACCCCCCTTGGACCCCCATCCTGCTCCAGACCCCCCTAGAACCCCCCCCCTTTGTGTGTCCCCCCCCtttgtgtcccccccccaaTCCAGCCCCCACAGCACCCTGAGTCTCCCACTGCTTTATTGGTGGGTCCGGGACCCCTTTGggaccccccaggacccccccaggacccccccgggaccccccgggacccccccctgACCCCGGCCTCCTGCCATGgccccccaggagccccccaGACCCCGTGTCCTGCCCCAGatccccccaggaccccccctggacccccccaggacccccccaggacccccgggacccccccaggaccccgGTGTCCTACTCCTGatccccccaggacccccccgggaccccccctggacccccccaggaccccgGCCTCATGCCATggccccccaggaccccccagaCCCTGTGTCCTGCCCAGatccccccaggaccccccctgGACCCCCCCAGGAcgcccccaggacccccccaggaccccgGCCTCTTGCCATGGACCCCCCCCTTGGACCCCATCCTGCTCCAGACCCCCCCTAGAACCCCCCCCCTTTGTGTGTCCCCCCCCtttgtgtcccccccccaaTCCAGCCCCCACAGCACCCTGAGTCTCCCACTGCTTTATTGGTGGGTCCGGGACCCCTTTgggacccccaggaccccccaggacccccccaggaccccgGCCTCTTGCCATGGACCCCCCCTGGACCCCCATCCTGCTCCAGACCCCCCtagaaccccccccccccccattgccccccccccccaatccagccagcacagcacccTGAGTCTCCCAGTGCTTTATTGGTGGGTCCGGGACCCCTTtgggacccccccaggacccccccagacccccgTGTCCTGCCCCAGatcccccaggaccccccctggacccccccaggaccccgGCCTCCTGCCATGgccccccaggagccccccaGACCCCTGTGTCCTGCCCCAGatccccccaggacccccccaggacccccccagacccccccaggaccccgGCCTCCTGCCATGGACCCCCCCCTTGGACCCCCATCCTGCTCCAGACCCCCCCTAGaaccccccacacccccccaatccagccagcacagcacccTGAGTCTCCCAGTGCTTTATTGGTGGGTCCAGGACCCCTTTGGgaccccccggacccccccaggacccccaccTCTGGCtgtgggtgccggggggggggtcaggggacGGTGACACGGTAGGGGCTGCCGGGGACATTGTCGTCCCCCCAGCGCAGGATGAGGACGTAGTCCCCCTTCTCCTTGACGGTGTAGGTGACGTTGTAGACGCGGTTGCCCACATGTTTGACATAGACCTCCTCGCAGGGGGTCTTGGGCCGTGGACCCCCACCATCAGCATGTTGGtgcctggggggggggcggggggggtcaGCGCTGGGTCTTCACCCTGCCCTCGAGACCCCAGACCCACACGCCGGACCCCAAATCCCCCACCGGACCCCCCACCGGACCCCCCACCGGAGCCCGTCTTGACCCATCACATCTCCCACCAGACCCTgacccccccccggcccccgccccatCGCAtcccccccccagacccccgaACCCCCACAAGACCCCCCCAATGACCCATCACCTCCCCTCCTAGGACCCCCCCAGGGTCTTCTAGGAtcccccgggaccccccagACACCCCCCCAGACCCACCGTTGACCTATGACCtccccccccaggacccccaggacCCCTCGAGACCCCCCAGAACCTCTCGagcccccccaggacccccctgAGACCCATCACCTCCCCTCCAAGGACCCCCCAAggccccccaggcccccccaAGACCCCTTGGGACCCCCCTTGCCCACCATGTCCACTGCCAGACCCCAGAcaccccccccagaccccccgTTGACCCATCACCTCCCTCCCAGGACCCCCAGAACCCCTCAagacccccaggacccccctgAGACCCATCACCTCCCTCCAAGGCCCCCCCAAGaccccccaggcccccccaAGACCCCTTGGGACCCCCCTTGACCCACCGTGTCCCCTGCCAGACCCCCCGTTGACCATCACCTCCCTCCCAAGCCCCCCAGACCCCTCGAGACCCCCCAGGACCCCTCGAgaccccccaggacccccccggacccccccccccacgcaCCAGCCTTGCTGCAGTCGACGGTGAAGTGGTTCTTCTGGCCGAGGAAGGCGGTtgccagccccggcccccgcgccACCACCTTCCCCGCGTCCGAGGAGAACTTGGGGAGCCCCCCGAAGGCGGGGGGTCCCCGCGacgccgccccgccccgcgtcACCGTCTCCACCAGCACCGTCGACGTCTCGTGCAGGCTGTGTCCCCCCGACAGACGCGGGCCTGGGGGGCGCGGGGATGCCATGAACCCCCCGCCATGGGGACACCCCAACACTCTTGCACTGCtctggggacccccccggggaaCCCACCGCGCTGCCccaccccggggacccccctCACGCTGCCCTGGGGGTCCCAGCATGTCACCCTGGGGGACTCCCCCTTCATGTCACGCTGGGGGTCCCCCCTTCATGTCACCCTGGGGGTCCCCCATCATGTCACCCTGGGGGTCCCCCTTCATgtcaccctggggaccccccagcaTGCCACGCCATTGACCCCTTGTCACACCGCCCTGGGGACCCCCTTTCATgtcaccctggggaccccatcatgtcaccctggggacacccttTCAtgcaccctggggaccccccatCATGTCACCCGGGGGACCCC from Gavia stellata isolate bGavSte3 chromosome 4, bGavSte3.hap2, whole genome shotgun sequence harbors:
- the ATP6V1F gene encoding V-type proton ATPase subunit F isoform X2; this translates as MSGRGKLIAVLGDEDTVTGFLLGGVGELDKHRKPNFLVVEKETSLAEIEETFRSFLNREDIGIILISQCLAELIRHAVEAHARPLPAVLEIPSKEHPYDPAKDSVLRRARGVFAPDDLR
- the ATP6V1F gene encoding V-type proton ATPase subunit F isoform X1 — protein: MSGRGKLIAVLGDEDTVTGFLLGGVGELDKHRKPNFLVVEKETSLAEIEETFRGCVDQGGAEGTRADPPPHSPPPPPRSFLNREDIGIILISQCLAELIRHAVEAHARPLPAVLEIPSKEHPYDPAKDSVLRRARGVFAPDDLR